The Mobula birostris isolate sMobBir1 chromosome 1, sMobBir1.hap1, whole genome shotgun sequence genome contains a region encoding:
- the polr2k gene encoding DNA-directed RNA polymerases I, II, and III subunit RPABC4, with amino-acid sequence MKMDTQKDLQPPKQQPMVYICGECHTENEIKARDPIRCRECGYRIMYKKRTKRLVVFDAR; translated from the exons ATGAAAATGGATACCCAGAAGGACTTGCAGCCTCCAAAGCAACAACCTATGGTCTACATTTGTGGAG AGTGTCACACTGAAAATGAAATTAAAGCAAGAGATCCGATCCGATGCCGAGAATGTGGTTACAGAATAATGTACAAGAAGAGAACAAAGAGAT TGGTTGTTTTTGACGCCCGATGA